In a single window of the Chondrocystis sp. NIES-4102 genome:
- the ndhD2_1 gene encoding NADH dehydrogenase subunit 4: MENIQIPWLTATIFLPLIASIAIPFIPDKEGKSVRWYALYVGLANLSLIVYGFWSNYDITKTQLQLEETYPWIPQLGLNWSVAVDGLSMPLILLSGLITTLAILASWRVTHKPKLYYFLVLLLYSAQIGVFAAQDLLLFFLMWEIELVPVYLLISIWGGEKRLYAATKFILYTALASIFILIAGLALAFYGDNITFNIAQLGLKEYPLSLELLAYVGFLIAFGVKLPIFPLHTWLPDAHSQASAPISMILAGVLLKMGGYGLIRFNIEVLPHAHIKFAPLLIILGVINIVYGAFTAFGQTNLKRRLASSSISHMGFVLIGIASFTALGLNGAILQMLSHGLIAAALFFLSGTTYDRTHTLMMDEMGGMAKTMPKTFAMFTTSAMASLALPGMSGFVGELTIFLGIATSDVYSQTFKVGIIFLTAVGLILTPIYLLSMLRQVFYGESNPSLKIPSFQVDAQPREIFIAVCLLLPIIGIGLYPKLATNTYDLKTLEIATKTRQALPVIVQQQTTNKYNFISSSSSIDAPSIL; the protein is encoded by the coding sequence ATGGAAAACATCCAAATTCCCTGGCTGACAGCCACTATTTTTCTCCCCCTAATAGCTTCTATAGCTATTCCCTTTATTCCCGACAAAGAAGGTAAAAGTGTTAGATGGTATGCCCTATACGTCGGGCTAGCTAACTTAAGTTTAATAGTTTATGGCTTTTGGTCAAATTACGACATAACTAAAACTCAATTACAGCTAGAAGAAACCTATCCTTGGATTCCACAACTAGGATTAAACTGGTCAGTTGCGGTTGATGGGTTATCCATGCCTTTAATTTTACTTTCAGGTTTAATTACTACCCTGGCAATCTTGGCTTCTTGGAGAGTCACCCACAAACCCAAACTATATTATTTCTTAGTTTTATTATTATACAGCGCGCAAATTGGGGTGTTTGCTGCCCAAGATCTATTACTTTTCTTCCTAATGTGGGAAATAGAATTAGTGCCTGTCTATCTTCTAATTTCCATATGGGGTGGCGAAAAACGTCTTTATGCAGCGACTAAATTTATTCTTTATACAGCTTTAGCCTCAATCTTCATTCTTATAGCTGGTTTAGCATTAGCCTTTTATGGCGACAATATCACCTTCAACATCGCACAATTAGGACTCAAAGAATATCCCCTATCCCTAGAACTTCTAGCCTATGTTGGCTTTTTAATCGCCTTTGGTGTCAAACTGCCAATTTTCCCCCTCCATACCTGGCTACCTGATGCCCATAGCCAAGCCTCCGCACCTATTTCCATGATTCTAGCTGGGGTATTGCTCAAGATGGGTGGTTATGGTCTAATTCGATTTAACATTGAAGTATTACCCCATGCTCATATTAAGTTTGCTCCTTTACTGATAATTTTAGGAGTGATTAATATCGTCTATGGTGCATTTACCGCCTTTGGACAGACCAACCTCAAACGTCGTCTAGCTTCTTCCTCCATCTCCCACATGGGCTTTGTCTTGATTGGTATTGCTTCCTTTACAGCTTTAGGTTTAAATGGCGCAATATTACAGATGCTTTCTCATGGTTTAATTGCTGCTGCCCTATTCTTCCTATCGGGTACAACCTATGATCGTACTCATACTCTAATGATGGATGAAATGGGGGGAATGGCAAAAACTATGCCCAAGACTTTTGCAATGTTTACCACCTCTGCAATGGCTTCCTTAGCTTTACCTGGAATGAGTGGGTTTGTAGGTGAATTAACCATCTTTCTAGGAATTGCTACCAGCGATGTATATAGTCAAACGTTTAAAGTTGGAATTATCTTTTTAACTGCCGTTGGTTTAATTCTGACACCGATTTATTTATTATCGATGTTGCGCCAGGTGTTTTATGGCGAAAGCAACCCTAGTTTAAAAATTCCTAGTTTCCAAGTTGATGCACAACCAAGAGAAATATTTATCGCTGTTTGTTTGTTGCTACCTATTATTGGCATCGGTTTATATCCAAAGTTAGCAACTAATACTTATGATCTAAAAACCTTAGAGATTGCTACTAAAACTCGCCAAGCATTACCTGTAATTGTGCAGCAGCAGACAACAAATAAATATAATTTTATTTCCTCTTCATCGTCAATAGACGCGCCATCAATTCTTTAA
- the glnN gene encoding glutamine synthetase, type III: MGYETRRQAIYQITNRQPIPVAPASRLEDLWAADVFCLNKMKQCLPKAVVKSLKRTIQTGEPLDISIADIVASAMKDWAIAKGASYYAHVFYPMTNATAEKHDGFVSVQSDGSAISEFAGKLLVQGEPDGSSFPNGGIRSTFEARGYTAWDVTSPAYLMETDNGVTLCIPTVFVSWTGEALDKKTPLLRSIAAMNKAATRVLKLLGHTDVAAVNSSCGPEQEYFLVDAHFANSRPDLLLAGRTLFGKPPAKGQQFDDHYFGAIPERVQVFMQDVEKRMYRLGIPAKTRHNEVAPGQFEIAPIFEAANVASDHQQLVMTLLRMTAKKHGFVCLLHEKPFAGINGSGKHVNWSVGNETQGNLLDPGDSPHDNAQFLVFCAAVIRGVHLYGPLMRAVVANASNDHRLGANEAPPAIMSVYLGSQLEALFNQIAQGEINDSYGRKGEMRIGVDTLPPLSKDAGDRNRTSPFAFTGNRFEFRAVGSSQSVSGPLIVLNTMLADSLTWMADNLDSQLDQGIEINTAIHTTLKEIMQKHGAVIFGGDGYSAEWHKMAVEERGLANLPTSADALPVLKEKYVEELFEKTGVLSPIELESRYEVYSEQYILSIEVEAKLVIDMAKTMIYPAAVKHLNSVSQTIAGLESMGISLDQDNLKQVAELTNSMMSKVSKLSSVLTKSDFSNTEEHMKYCSSTISPLMADIRADADALEAEVANDLWPLPSYQEMLFIK, encoded by the coding sequence ATGGGATACGAAACTCGCAGACAAGCGATTTATCAAATTACTAATCGCCAACCGATTCCAGTTGCTCCTGCTAGCCGTTTAGAAGATCTATGGGCTGCGGATGTTTTTTGTCTTAATAAAATGAAACAGTGTTTACCAAAAGCTGTTGTTAAGTCATTAAAAAGAACGATTCAAACTGGAGAACCTTTAGATATTTCGATCGCGGATATTGTGGCTTCGGCAATGAAGGATTGGGCGATCGCTAAAGGTGCATCTTATTATGCCCACGTCTTTTATCCTATGACAAATGCGACGGCAGAAAAGCATGATGGTTTTGTTTCTGTTCAGAGTGATGGCAGTGCGATTTCGGAATTCGCAGGTAAATTGTTGGTACAAGGAGAGCCTGATGGTTCATCTTTCCCCAATGGTGGCATCCGTTCTACTTTTGAAGCTAGGGGGTATACAGCCTGGGATGTAACTAGTCCTGCATACTTAATGGAAACAGACAATGGTGTAACTCTTTGTATACCAACTGTGTTTGTTTCTTGGACAGGAGAAGCTTTAGATAAGAAAACTCCCCTGTTGCGCTCAATTGCAGCTATGAATAAGGCAGCAACCAGAGTCTTAAAATTATTAGGGCATACTGATGTTGCTGCGGTCAATTCCAGTTGTGGGCCAGAACAAGAGTACTTTTTAGTTGATGCTCATTTTGCCAATAGTCGCCCAGATTTACTACTCGCTGGCAGAACTTTATTTGGTAAGCCTCCTGCTAAAGGTCAACAGTTTGACGACCATTATTTTGGGGCTATACCTGAGCGGGTTCAAGTGTTTATGCAGGATGTGGAAAAGAGAATGTACCGTTTAGGTATACCTGCTAAAACTAGACATAACGAAGTCGCCCCAGGTCAATTTGAAATTGCACCAATTTTTGAAGCAGCTAATGTGGCTTCTGACCATCAACAGTTGGTGATGACTTTATTACGTATGACGGCGAAAAAGCACGGCTTTGTCTGTCTACTACATGAAAAACCTTTTGCAGGTATTAATGGGTCTGGGAAACACGTTAACTGGTCTGTGGGTAATGAAACTCAAGGTAATCTCTTAGACCCTGGTGACTCTCCCCATGACAATGCGCAATTTTTAGTTTTCTGTGCTGCGGTCATTCGTGGAGTTCATTTATATGGCCCTCTAATGCGCGCTGTAGTTGCTAATGCTAGTAACGATCACAGATTGGGTGCAAATGAAGCCCCACCAGCAATTATGTCTGTTTATTTAGGTTCACAGTTAGAAGCCCTATTTAACCAAATTGCTCAAGGAGAAATCAATGACAGTTACGGGCGCAAGGGTGAGATGAGAATTGGAGTAGATACTTTACCTCCTCTATCTAAAGATGCAGGCGATCGCAACCGCACTTCTCCTTTTGCTTTTACTGGTAATCGTTTTGAATTTCGCGCTGTAGGTTCAAGTCAGTCTGTTTCTGGCCCATTAATTGTTTTAAATACAATGTTGGCTGATTCTTTGACTTGGATGGCTGATAACCTCGATAGTCAATTAGATCAAGGTATTGAAATTAACACGGCTATTCATACTACCCTCAAGGAAATAATGCAAAAACATGGTGCAGTTATTTTTGGTGGTGATGGATATTCTGCCGAATGGCATAAAATGGCTGTGGAGGAAAGAGGTTTAGCTAATTTACCTACCAGTGCTGATGCTCTACCTGTTCTTAAGGAAAAATATGTTGAAGAGTTATTTGAGAAAACTGGCGTACTCTCTCCTATAGAATTGGAAAGTCGCTATGAAGTGTATTCAGAGCAATATATTCTTTCTATTGAGGTTGAAGCAAAATTAGTAATTGACATGGCAAAAACCATGATTTACCCTGCTGCTGTTAAACATTTAAATAGTGTTTCTCAAACTATTGCTGGGTTAGAATCAATGGGTATTAGCTTAGATCAAGATAATCTCAAGCAAGTTGCGGAATTAACTAATTCCATGATGTCTAAAGTATCTAAATTGAGTTCTGTCCTAACTAAATCTGATTTTAGTAATACTGAAGAACACATGAAGTATTGTTCTAGTACTATTTCCCCATTAATGGCTGATATTAGAGCAGATGCGGATGCTTTGGAAGCGGAAGTTGCTAATGATTTATGGCCCCTACCTTCCTATCAAGAAATGTTATTTATTAAGTAG
- a CDS encoding ComEC/Rec2-related protein translates to MTDNSWIYLCFAYIVGLSATNLVIWGSEGLTKQQLILVVLGLIGLAVILSLATSKLRLGKITYRLWIGATIIGILGVIYFDWRIPQPRINDISYQVTSSEDKLVTVVGKVLNEPRLNENQRLKFSLATAAIKPSEEVSGKLYVTIPLLQGTGIYPGQNLEVKGILYKPQAASNPGGFNFKSYLARQGIFAGLKGIEVTITSDSQASWGWWRLRQRIVRSQLRGLGSPVGQLVSSMVLGQKAVDLPKDIRDRFIEVGLAHVLAASGFQVSLLIGLVLKLTTNLSKQVRLVTGVGTLIIYLSLTGIQASIFRAFLMGIAVLIALVMDTKVKPLGSLLLAATIILLLNPLLIGDLGFQLSFLATLGLIVTLPALQAKLDWLPPTIATLIAVPVAASIWVLPLLGYVFNAVANYSLLVNILVTPLITIISLGGMLSAIAALVMPILGSAIAFMLLYPTLLLLAVTNFFTSLPASSWAIGQISLGVLLIIYGLIILLHLNLWWRKHWGIALVFILTLLVIPIGYNHWRLTQITILATNPQPVIVIQDQGQVFLINSGEGESIRYNVLPFLRQQGINYLDYGINLSSDFNFESNWLTISEHLPINYFVSLGHQSHLLLNNSRIKSKSFNEPINTKSFNLSFNSKLSVLQLETTEATWLILNDVKRDELEITQYIQQSNWNKKPLILLGSKISATWLQLLPKTIITSKPLPAYLKRNLDTVTSYNLQQHGAIAWTPQYSFQTSIIESTSNNNY, encoded by the coding sequence ATGACTGACAATAGTTGGATATATCTTTGTTTTGCGTATATTGTCGGTTTATCAGCTACTAATTTGGTGATTTGGGGTAGTGAGGGGTTGACAAAGCAACAGTTAATCTTAGTTGTTTTGGGTTTAATTGGTTTAGCTGTAATTTTAAGCTTGGCAACATCTAAGTTACGTTTAGGCAAAATAACCTATAGGTTATGGATAGGTGCAACTATCATCGGCATTTTGGGAGTAATTTATTTTGATTGGCGTATCCCCCAACCTCGTATTAACGATATTAGTTACCAGGTTACTAGTAGTGAAGATAAGTTAGTAACTGTGGTGGGTAAAGTTTTAAATGAACCAAGGTTGAATGAAAATCAGAGATTAAAATTTTCGTTGGCAACAGCAGCAATTAAGCCTAGTGAAGAAGTTTCGGGAAAGTTGTATGTTACTATCCCATTATTACAGGGCACTGGAATTTATCCTGGGCAAAATCTGGAAGTTAAAGGAATTTTATATAAACCTCAAGCTGCTAGTAATCCTGGTGGCTTTAATTTTAAATCCTATTTGGCGCGTCAGGGGATATTTGCAGGTTTAAAAGGGATAGAAGTAACAATTACTTCAGATTCTCAAGCGAGTTGGGGATGGTGGAGGTTGCGACAGCGAATTGTTAGAAGTCAGTTACGGGGTTTGGGTAGTCCTGTTGGACAGTTGGTAAGTTCAATGGTTTTGGGACAAAAAGCAGTAGATTTACCCAAAGATATCCGCGATCGCTTTATTGAGGTTGGTTTAGCTCATGTTTTGGCTGCTTCTGGGTTTCAGGTTTCTTTACTTATTGGTTTGGTTTTAAAATTAACTACTAATTTATCTAAACAAGTGCGTTTGGTTACGGGGGTTGGCACTTTAATTATTTATTTAAGTTTAACAGGGATTCAAGCTTCTATCTTCCGAGCTTTTTTAATGGGGATAGCAGTGTTAATCGCCCTGGTTATGGATACTAAAGTTAAACCTTTAGGGTCATTATTGTTAGCTGCCACGATAATTTTGCTATTGAACCCTCTATTAATTGGGGATTTGGGTTTTCAACTGAGTTTTTTGGCAACTTTGGGTTTAATTGTGACTTTACCAGCATTACAGGCTAAATTAGATTGGCTTCCCCCAACGATCGCTACTTTAATTGCAGTCCCTGTTGCTGCTTCAATTTGGGTTTTGCCATTACTAGGCTATGTATTTAATGCCGTTGCGAATTATAGTTTATTGGTCAATATTTTAGTTACACCCTTAATTACTATTATTAGCTTGGGGGGAATGCTTAGTGCGATCGCTGCTTTAGTTATGCCAATTTTAGGTAGTGCGATCGCTTTTATGTTACTTTATCCCACTTTATTATTGCTAGCTGTTACTAATTTTTTTACTAGTTTACCAGCTAGTTCTTGGGCAATTGGACAAATTTCTTTAGGAGTTTTATTAATTATTTATGGTTTGATAATTTTATTGCATTTAAATTTATGGTGGCGTAAACATTGGGGAATAGCTTTAGTTTTTATTTTGACATTACTGGTTATACCTATAGGATATAATCACTGGCGTTTAACTCAAATTACTATTCTGGCAACCAATCCACAACCAGTTATAGTTATCCAAGATCAAGGTCAAGTATTTTTAATTAATAGTGGTGAAGGTGAATCTATTAGATACAATGTCCTACCATTTTTAAGGCAGCAAGGTATTAATTATTTAGATTACGGCATCAATCTTAGTTCTGATTTTAATTTTGAATCAAATTGGTTAACTATAAGTGAGCATTTACCTATCAATTATTTTGTTTCTTTGGGACATCAATCACACTTACTCTTAAATAACAGTCGAATAAAAAGTAAGAGTTTCAATGAACCTATTAATACCAAATCCTTTAACTTATCTTTCAATAGTAAGTTGTCAGTATTACAATTAGAAACTACCGAAGCGACATGGCTAATTCTAAATGATGTCAAACGTGATGAGCTTGAAATTACACAATATATTCAACAAAGTAACTGGAATAAAAAACCTCTCATTCTCTTAGGTTCTAAAATATCAGCAACTTGGCTACAACTTTTACCTAAAACCATTATTACCTCTAAACCGTTGCCAGCCTACCTCAAACGAAATCTAGATACAGTAACATCTTACAATCTTCAACAACACGGCGCGATCGCTTGGACACCTCAATACAGCTTCCAAACATCCATAATTGAATCTACTAGCAATAATAATTACTAA
- a CDS encoding transcriptional regulator, whose translation MLPLTKERAIKFFQLGDELPKDTNNLWLIEDGVVKTYTISETRTSIILGFWGKGDIIGQSLCDVDPYMIKCMSKVSAIALPQEYWQTLSFQFLDYAKQTQQLMYIVRNHRIAKRLWLLLTWLANKFGRGIEEGKLIDFKITHQELAEAIGTTRITVTKILNQFEKEGLILRPKTKCIVVLM comes from the coding sequence ATGCTACCTTTAACCAAAGAAAGAGCGATAAAATTTTTTCAGCTAGGGGACGAATTGCCAAAAGATACAAATAATTTGTGGTTAATTGAAGATGGAGTAGTTAAAACCTATACAATTAGTGAAACAAGAACATCAATAATATTAGGGTTTTGGGGAAAAGGAGATATTATTGGTCAATCTTTATGCGATGTAGATCCTTATATGATCAAATGTATGAGTAAAGTAAGTGCGATCGCTCTACCTCAAGAATATTGGCAAACACTATCTTTTCAGTTTTTAGACTATGCCAAACAAACCCAGCAATTAATGTATATTGTCCGTAATCATCGAATTGCTAAACGACTATGGTTATTACTTACATGGTTGGCGAATAAATTTGGTCGAGGGATAGAAGAAGGTAAATTAATAGATTTTAAAATAACCCATCAAGAATTAGCCGAGGCGATCGGCACAACTAGAATTACTGTAACTAAAATTTTAAATCAATTTGAGAAAGAAGGTTTAATCCTACGACCCAAAACTAAATGTATAGTTGTCCTAATGTAA